In one Rhizobium lentis genomic region, the following are encoded:
- a CDS encoding FecCD family ABC transporter permease — MRPIAISPSSRPVISLTIALWAMLAVVVVASVALGYRQYSPAAMWHAIFSFDGSESAVVITTLRIPRALLAPLVGAALGVAGVLTQTLARNRIASPDTLGINGGAALAVVASSVWFGVGSIAGMSVAAISGALATSLLVFGIAASSGGFSPIRIVLVGVTVGGLGYSIVQIILTTNEAQLKELLFWLTGSFADRPIAFALGGAPVVLVGLAVAWMLAQPLDALQADDTTAANLGVPLAVIRWAGFVTISLLTGASVCMAGPVGFVGFVVPHVARRFVGLSHRRLIVTSALIGAIYATAADILARFIIYPAEAPVGAITSTIGGVVLLVLLKRRAA, encoded by the coding sequence GTGCGCCCGATTGCCATCTCCCCCTCTTCCCGTCCCGTGATATCGCTGACGATCGCCTTGTGGGCGATGCTGGCGGTTGTCGTCGTCGCGAGCGTGGCGCTGGGCTACCGGCAATATTCGCCGGCAGCGATGTGGCACGCGATCTTTTCCTTCGACGGCTCGGAAAGTGCCGTCGTCATCACCACGCTGCGCATCCCCCGCGCCCTTCTCGCGCCGTTGGTGGGCGCTGCTCTCGGTGTCGCCGGCGTCTTGACCCAGACGCTGGCGCGCAACCGCATCGCTTCCCCCGATACGCTCGGCATCAATGGCGGCGCGGCACTCGCAGTGGTCGCTTCGAGCGTCTGGTTCGGGGTCGGTTCGATCGCCGGAATGTCCGTGGCGGCCATTTCAGGCGCGCTTGCGACCAGCCTGCTCGTCTTCGGCATTGCCGCCAGTTCCGGCGGCTTCTCGCCCATCCGGATCGTGCTGGTCGGCGTCACCGTCGGCGGCCTCGGCTATTCGATCGTCCAGATCATCCTGACCACCAATGAGGCCCAGCTCAAGGAACTGCTCTTCTGGCTGACGGGCTCCTTCGCCGACCGCCCGATCGCATTTGCCCTCGGCGGCGCTCCGGTGGTGCTGGTGGGCCTTGCGGTCGCGTGGATGCTCGCGCAGCCGCTCGATGCGCTGCAGGCCGACGATACGACGGCGGCAAACCTCGGCGTGCCGCTCGCGGTGATCCGCTGGGCCGGATTCGTCACCATCTCGCTGCTAACCGGCGCCAGCGTCTGCATGGCGGGTCCGGTCGGTTTCGTCGGTTTCGTCGTGCCGCATGTGGCCAGGCGCTTCGTGGGCTTGAGCCATCGCCGGCTCATCGTCACCTCGGCGCTGATCGGCGCGATCTACGCCACCGCAGCCGACATTCTCGCGCGGTTCATCATCTACCCCGCCGAAGCGCCTGTCGGCGCGATCACCTCGACCATCGGCGGCGTGGTTCTGCTCGTCCTGCTGAAGCGGAGAGCGGCATGA
- a CDS encoding diguanylate cyclase → MIGELHGREGGSNAVNGIWTQFGGNLSFVSLAMSLWALFSIQFQRRSFTQEKIAFGMIAGGASIGSILLAIEFHPGIYIDLRFSPLALAGMFGGPIAAAFAASLAIAFRFAVGGAAMVDGIVTIALATGIGVAGHFWTRKRSPGFTEVVLLSLALGGVLVATMALLPTLVTAHVLAGVGFPLTAFNCLATVLGGFVLLKTQQWELERSILVTAFSQSPDYLYVKDRNSRFITVNENMTRLFRFRTTAEMTGLSDFNLMSPPLAEELYHLEQQVMETGTPLIDSIERIEGRFLLASKVPLRDKQGRIIGLAGVTRDVTERTALERELRESKNLLSHAMANMSDGIAMYDRKGFLVFCNDQYRTAFPLSGDARVVGAHISDILRRVVETGERPAIAEGDPEEWIKTATALLHSNKDEEVQLYNGDWRSIRTRIAGDGTAMAVVSDITATKQAEIALRLSAEQLKNLAETDGLTGMVNRRAFDEAFARETAGGARKNTPFSLLMVDIDRFKAYNDTYGHPAGDQCLRVVSKCLRQSVSRPADIVARYGGEEFAVFLPDTSAKGAMIVAEQFARRLAEENIIHSGSEFGRVTASIGISCATGATLRTSPNRLLVEADAALYEAKTQGRNRILAHSRENGHALKEAG, encoded by the coding sequence ATGATAGGAGAATTACATGGTCGTGAAGGTGGATCCAACGCGGTGAATGGCATCTGGACGCAATTCGGTGGCAACCTATCCTTCGTGTCTCTGGCGATGTCGCTCTGGGCCCTGTTTTCGATCCAGTTTCAGCGCCGTTCCTTCACGCAGGAGAAGATCGCCTTCGGGATGATAGCCGGCGGCGCGTCGATCGGATCGATATTGCTCGCCATCGAATTCCATCCCGGGATCTATATCGACCTGCGATTCTCTCCACTTGCCTTGGCCGGCATGTTCGGGGGGCCGATTGCAGCGGCGTTTGCTGCATCGCTGGCGATCGCCTTCCGCTTTGCCGTCGGCGGCGCGGCGATGGTCGACGGGATCGTCACAATTGCATTGGCGACCGGCATCGGCGTGGCCGGCCATTTCTGGACTCGCAAGAGATCCCCCGGTTTTACGGAGGTTGTTCTGCTCAGCCTGGCCCTTGGCGGTGTACTGGTTGCTACAATGGCCTTGCTTCCCACGCTCGTGACTGCCCATGTGCTGGCCGGAGTGGGCTTTCCCCTGACGGCTTTCAATTGTCTGGCGACCGTGCTGGGTGGCTTTGTCCTGCTCAAGACGCAGCAATGGGAGCTCGAACGCAGCATTTTGGTGACGGCATTTTCGCAATCGCCCGACTATCTCTATGTGAAGGACCGAAACAGCCGGTTCATCACCGTCAATGAAAACATGACGCGCCTGTTTCGTTTCAGGACGACGGCGGAGATGACCGGATTGTCGGATTTTAATCTGATGTCGCCGCCGCTCGCTGAAGAGCTGTATCATCTCGAACAGCAGGTGATGGAGACAGGGACGCCGCTGATCGACTCAATTGAGCGGATCGAAGGCCGTTTCCTGCTCGCTTCCAAGGTGCCGCTCAGGGATAAGCAGGGACGGATCATCGGTCTTGCAGGCGTAACGCGTGACGTGACCGAGCGTACAGCGCTGGAGCGGGAGCTGCGCGAAAGCAAGAACCTGCTGTCGCATGCGATGGCGAATATGTCCGACGGCATCGCCATGTACGACCGCAAAGGGTTTCTTGTCTTTTGCAACGATCAGTACCGCACCGCTTTTCCGCTCTCCGGAGACGCCCGCGTGGTCGGCGCGCATATCAGCGACATCCTGCGCCGCGTCGTCGAAACCGGCGAGCGGCCGGCTATCGCAGAGGGTGATCCGGAAGAGTGGATCAAGACAGCCACCGCTTTGCTGCACAGCAATAAGGATGAGGAGGTTCAGCTTTACAACGGTGATTGGCGCAGCATCCGCACAAGGATTGCCGGGGACGGCACGGCGATGGCCGTCGTCTCGGATATCACGGCGACGAAGCAGGCAGAAATCGCGCTCAGGCTGTCGGCCGAGCAATTGAAGAACCTAGCCGAGACCGACGGGCTTACCGGCATGGTCAATCGCCGTGCTTTCGACGAAGCCTTCGCTCGTGAGACCGCCGGCGGCGCCAGGAAAAACACGCCGTTCAGCCTGTTGATGGTCGATATCGACCGCTTCAAAGCCTATAACGACACCTATGGCCATCCCGCCGGCGACCAATGCCTGCGCGTCGTCAGCAAGTGCCTGCGCCAGTCCGTCAGCCGGCCGGCGGACATCGTGGCACGCTACGGCGGAGAGGAATTCGCCGTGTTCCTTCCCGACACCAGCGCCAAGGGGGCGATGATCGTCGCCGAGCAGTTCGCGCGTCGCCTGGCTGAGGAGAATATCATTCATTCCGGCAGCGAATTCGGGCGGGTCACGGCCAGTATCGGCATATCCTGCGCGACAGGGGCGACCCTGCGGACCAGCCCGAACCGTCTGCTGGTCGAGGCCGACGCGGCCCTCTATGAGGCCAAAACCCAAGGCCGCAACCGCATCCTGGCACATTCCCGCGAGAACGGGCATGCGCTGAAGGAAGCGGGTTAG
- a CDS encoding aldo/keto reductase translates to MKTRHWDRRGDGGLTFTELGFGTAPLGNLYRAITDEEAAMVLDAAWRCGIRYFDTAPLYGLGLAERRVGRFLAAKQRDDFVVSTKVGRILQVCRPEERTGIGKFFDTPSRREVFDYSYDGVMRSFEASFERTGLDSFDILFVHDLDVFNHGTQAACDHYVEQFMNGGYQAMTALRDQGVVKAIGGGINEWEMCQTLAERGDFDLFLLAGRYTLLEQEALESFLPMCVARNIGIVLGGPYNSGILATGPIAGAQYNYSDAPSHILDKVRRIEQVCLKYNVALPDAALNFPFFHPAIVSVIPGGQSIDQVASNDRARKRHIPFELWEDLKSLGLMRGDAPVGE, encoded by the coding sequence ATGAAGACGCGACACTGGGATCGCAGGGGAGATGGCGGGCTTACCTTTACCGAACTGGGATTCGGCACCGCGCCGCTGGGCAATCTCTATCGAGCGATAACCGATGAGGAGGCGGCAATGGTGTTGGATGCCGCTTGGCGGTGCGGCATCCGTTACTTCGACACCGCACCGCTCTATGGACTTGGACTCGCCGAAAGGCGGGTCGGCCGCTTCCTTGCAGCGAAACAACGGGACGACTTCGTAGTGTCGACAAAAGTCGGCCGGATCCTGCAGGTCTGCCGACCCGAAGAACGGACCGGCATCGGCAAATTCTTCGATACTCCCAGTCGCCGAGAGGTTTTCGACTACAGCTACGATGGAGTCATGCGGTCTTTCGAAGCGTCTTTCGAGCGTACCGGACTCGACAGCTTCGATATTCTGTTCGTGCACGATCTCGATGTCTTCAATCACGGCACCCAGGCGGCCTGCGACCATTACGTCGAGCAATTCATGAACGGTGGGTATCAGGCAATGACCGCGCTGCGCGACCAGGGAGTCGTGAAGGCCATCGGTGGCGGAATAAACGAGTGGGAGATGTGTCAGACGCTTGCCGAGCGTGGCGACTTCGATCTGTTTCTGCTTGCCGGGCGCTATACTCTGCTGGAGCAGGAAGCGTTGGAATCCTTTCTTCCGATGTGCGTGGCCCGCAATATCGGCATCGTGCTCGGCGGGCCATATAATTCCGGCATCCTGGCAACAGGCCCGATTGCCGGCGCGCAATATAATTACTCTGACGCCCCGTCACACATCCTCGACAAAGTCCGGCGCATCGAGCAAGTCTGCCTGAAATACAATGTCGCTCTCCCAGATGCGGCTCTCAACTTTCCGTTCTTCCATCCGGCTATCGTTTCCGTCATCCCAGGTGGTCAGTCGATCGATCAGGTGGCGTCAAACGATCGCGCGCGGAAACGACACATCCCCTTCGAACTGTGGGAGGACCTGAAATCGCTTGGCTTGATGCGAGGTGATGCGCCGGTCGGTGAATAA
- a CDS encoding FdhF/YdeP family oxidoreductase, whose amino-acid sequence MDTKFIGKKSAAAGGWGALKSCGKQLLQSGMPISGARTMLKANQPDGFDCPGCAWGDPEHGSSFEFCENGVKAVAWEATEKRATPAFFADNTVSQLRQLTDYELELNGRLTHPMRYDAASDRYLPVAWEDAFAEIGAILKALDNPNRAEFYTSGRASNEAAFLYQLFVRVYGTNNFPDCSNMCHEASGIAMRQAVGVGKGTVLLEDFEEADAIFVIGQNPGTNHPRMLGDLRRAALRGARIVVFNPIRERGLERFSDPQDKLEMLRGGSTDIASLYLQPQLGGDMAAVRGMAKAVLAAENEAVAAGLPSVLDHAFLTEHCAGFAEYRAAVEATSWADIEDQSGLRRQEIKRAADVYINAERVICTWAMGVTQHLHSVATIREIANFMFLRGNIGRPGAGLCPVRGHSNVQGDRTVGINEKPSDDFLDALEKHFGFAVPREHGHNVVAAIGAMLDGSAEAFIGLGGNFARATPDSALVEKALRGLKLTVHIATKPNHSHLIPGEAAFILPCLGRTEMDLNAAGNSQLVSVEDSMSMVHGSAGINRPASPHLLSEVAIIAGIAQATVGTSVVDWAELADDYDRIRDHIEATIPGFENYNARLRKPRGFHLRNSAAHREWQTPAGKASFSCQPLPEETVHQRARKGAGRFALQTFRSHDQYNTTVYGLNDRYRGVYGERQVIFIHPADLEAMTAKPGDRVDVIGGHDEGIERIARDFRFVPYDIPRGSIAGYYPELNVLVPLGSAGEESDTPTSKSIMVSFRKRDAA is encoded by the coding sequence ATGGACACGAAATTCATCGGGAAGAAATCGGCCGCCGCCGGCGGCTGGGGCGCTTTGAAAAGCTGCGGCAAGCAATTGCTCCAAAGCGGTATGCCGATCTCCGGCGCGCGGACGATGCTGAAGGCAAACCAGCCGGATGGGTTTGATTGCCCGGGCTGCGCCTGGGGCGATCCGGAACATGGATCGTCGTTCGAATTCTGCGAAAACGGTGTAAAGGCCGTCGCCTGGGAAGCGACGGAGAAGCGGGCAACGCCTGCTTTCTTTGCTGACAATACGGTATCGCAGCTTCGCCAGTTGACGGATTATGAACTGGAACTCAACGGCCGCCTGACGCATCCGATGCGTTACGATGCGGCGAGCGACCGGTATCTTCCAGTTGCATGGGAGGATGCCTTCGCCGAAATCGGAGCCATTCTCAAGGCGCTCGATAATCCCAACCGGGCGGAATTCTACACGTCCGGCCGGGCGAGCAACGAGGCAGCCTTTCTCTACCAGCTGTTCGTGCGCGTCTACGGCACCAACAATTTTCCCGACTGCTCCAACATGTGCCACGAGGCAAGCGGCATCGCCATGCGCCAGGCGGTCGGCGTGGGCAAGGGCACCGTGCTTCTGGAGGACTTCGAAGAGGCCGACGCGATCTTCGTGATCGGGCAGAACCCGGGCACCAACCATCCGCGAATGCTCGGCGACCTGCGCCGGGCGGCGCTTCGCGGCGCGCGCATCGTCGTCTTCAATCCGATCCGCGAACGCGGCCTGGAGCGCTTCTCCGATCCGCAGGACAAGCTCGAGATGCTGCGCGGTGGTTCGACCGACATCGCCAGCCTTTATCTCCAGCCGCAACTCGGCGGCGATATGGCCGCGGTGCGAGGTATGGCGAAGGCCGTGCTGGCCGCGGAAAACGAAGCGGTCGCCGCCGGTCTGCCCTCCGTTCTCGATCATGCATTCCTCACCGAACATTGCGCGGGTTTTGCGGAATATCGGGCAGCGGTCGAGGCGACGAGCTGGGCTGATATAGAGGACCAATCGGGACTGAGGCGGCAGGAAATCAAACGGGCGGCCGATGTCTACATCAATGCCGAGCGGGTCATCTGCACCTGGGCGATGGGCGTGACCCAGCATCTGCATTCCGTCGCGACGATCCGCGAGATCGCCAATTTCATGTTCCTGCGCGGCAATATCGGCCGGCCTGGCGCCGGCCTTTGCCCGGTTCGAGGGCATTCCAACGTGCAGGGCGACCGCACCGTCGGCATCAACGAAAAGCCATCGGACGATTTCCTCGATGCGCTGGAGAAGCATTTCGGCTTCGCCGTTCCTCGCGAACATGGCCACAATGTCGTTGCCGCGATCGGCGCGATGCTCGACGGCTCGGCCGAGGCCTTCATCGGGCTTGGCGGCAATTTCGCCCGCGCCACCCCCGACAGCGCACTTGTCGAGAAAGCGCTGCGGGGGCTGAAGCTGACGGTGCACATCGCGACCAAGCCGAACCATTCGCATCTGATCCCCGGCGAGGCGGCCTTTATCCTCCCCTGCCTCGGGCGTACCGAGATGGATCTGAACGCTGCCGGCAACTCCCAGCTCGTGAGCGTCGAGGATTCGATGAGCATGGTGCACGGTTCCGCCGGCATCAATCGTCCGGCCTCACCGCACCTCCTCTCGGAGGTCGCCATCATTGCCGGCATTGCGCAGGCGACGGTCGGCACCTCAGTGGTCGACTGGGCGGAGCTTGCCGATGACTACGACCGCATCCGCGATCATATCGAGGCGACCATTCCTGGCTTTGAAAACTACAATGCGCGCCTGCGCAAGCCGCGCGGTTTTCATCTGCGCAATTCGGCCGCCCATCGGGAGTGGCAGACGCCGGCGGGCAAGGCATCATTCTCCTGCCAGCCGCTTCCAGAGGAGACGGTGCACCAGCGTGCGCGAAAAGGCGCGGGGCGTTTCGCCCTGCAGACGTTCCGGTCGCACGACCAATACAATACGACGGTCTACGGTCTCAATGATCGATACCGCGGTGTCTACGGAGAGCGGCAGGTCATCTTCATTCATCCGGCAGACCTGGAGGCGATGACTGCCAAGCCCGGTGACCGTGTCGACGTGATCGGCGGGCACGATGAGGGCATCGAGCGCATCGCGCGGGATTTCCGCTTCGTGCCCTATGACATTCCGCGCGGCAGCATTGCCGGTTATTATCCGGAACTGAACGTGCTCGTGCCGCTTGGCAGTGCCGGCGAGGAAAGCGATACGCCGACCTCGAAATCGATCATGGTTTCCTTCCGCAAGCGAGACGCCGCGTGA
- a CDS encoding AraC family transcriptional regulator yields MTEDSAQPFSFRFHGSSFDNMVETLGGAFGAFDAEPVGRAKDFHWGLDFSVTDSAVLLTGYHEAEFQFNIEPTPSTAEYLSLVVPRRGGMGVTYGPRKAEAGQGKLLLYNNFEPDSVLMHGEGNVIDELLINWPVILQTIGQTFEMPFSGSLDLLPELDLSTPVGRTIGNLTETIIIGMRDDGPLLQSPIAMAHMTQALADLIVRMVPHRLSHFLERGPALIAPKHVRRAIEFMQANIDQPITMLKVAEAAGVSSRALETGFRAFKGTSPAAYLLTLRLRATRQDLLDPESKETMKAICLKWGFFHFGRFSSVYKATYGEYPSDTRKRVSRR; encoded by the coding sequence ATGACGGAAGACAGCGCCCAGCCATTCTCCTTCCGATTCCACGGTTCGTCCTTCGACAACATGGTGGAAACCCTCGGCGGCGCCTTTGGCGCGTTTGACGCCGAGCCTGTCGGCCGCGCCAAGGACTTCCATTGGGGATTGGATTTTTCGGTGACGGATAGCGCAGTCCTGCTGACGGGCTATCATGAGGCAGAGTTCCAATTCAATATCGAGCCCACCCCCAGCACGGCGGAGTACTTGTCGCTCGTCGTCCCGCGCCGCGGCGGTATGGGCGTCACCTACGGGCCACGCAAAGCCGAGGCCGGGCAAGGAAAGCTGCTTCTCTACAACAATTTCGAACCCGACAGCGTTCTCATGCATGGGGAAGGGAATGTCATCGACGAGCTGCTGATCAACTGGCCCGTCATCCTCCAGACGATCGGCCAGACATTCGAGATGCCGTTCAGCGGCTCACTCGACCTGCTGCCCGAACTGGACCTGTCGACGCCGGTCGGCCGGACGATCGGCAACCTCACGGAAACGATCATCATTGGCATGCGTGACGACGGCCCGCTGCTGCAGTCGCCGATCGCCATGGCGCACATGACGCAGGCGCTTGCCGATCTGATCGTGCGGATGGTGCCGCACCGGCTGTCTCATTTCCTGGAAAGGGGGCCGGCTCTGATTGCTCCCAAGCATGTGCGAAGGGCCATCGAATTCATGCAGGCAAATATCGACCAGCCGATCACCATGCTGAAGGTGGCAGAAGCGGCCGGCGTCTCAAGCAGAGCGCTCGAAACCGGTTTCCGGGCCTTCAAGGGTACGTCACCCGCCGCCTACCTGCTGACACTTCGTCTGCGCGCCACACGCCAGGATCTCCTCGATCCCGAGAGCAAGGAGACGATGAAGGCCATCTGCCTGAAATGGGGCTTCTTTCATTTCGGCCGATTTTCCTCCGTCTACAAGGCGACGTACGGAGAATATCCCTCCGACACGAGAAAGCGCGTGAGCCGCCGGTAA
- a CDS encoding ABC transporter substrate-binding protein has translation MRTKSILLAVFAVLLSFIAVGAASAREVTHAMGVTEVPDAPKRIVVLTNEGTEALLSIGITPVGAVRSWLGKPWYDHIARQMDGVTVVGDESAVNLELIASLEPDLILGTKFRQEKIYSQLSAIAPTVLSERIRSDWKGNMKLYATAVGKLPEADAAFKAYDDRVAAISKALGDKKAEKISLVRFMPGRTRILLKDTFAGNILSQVGFSRPANQDRMEFADEVTKERTPEFDGDRLFYLVYDTGDGETAAAAADWTSDPLWKNLAVVKAGKVEAVSDAVWNTAGGIIAANLMLDDIEKIYGLPASR, from the coding sequence GTGCGTACGAAATCCATCCTGCTCGCGGTGTTCGCGGTCCTCCTGTCCTTCATCGCCGTCGGTGCCGCAAGCGCGCGCGAAGTCACCCACGCCATGGGCGTGACCGAAGTGCCGGATGCGCCGAAGAGGATCGTCGTCCTGACCAATGAAGGGACCGAAGCGCTGCTTTCGATCGGCATCACGCCTGTCGGCGCCGTGCGGTCCTGGCTGGGCAAGCCCTGGTACGATCATATCGCAAGGCAGATGGACGGCGTGACGGTCGTCGGCGACGAGTCGGCCGTCAACCTCGAACTGATCGCCTCGCTCGAGCCCGATCTCATTCTCGGCACCAAGTTCCGGCAGGAGAAGATCTATTCCCAGCTGTCGGCCATCGCGCCGACGGTCCTTTCCGAGCGGATCAGAAGCGATTGGAAGGGCAATATGAAGCTCTACGCCACGGCCGTCGGCAAGCTGCCGGAGGCCGATGCCGCCTTCAAGGCCTATGACGACCGCGTCGCGGCGATCAGCAAGGCGCTGGGCGACAAGAAAGCGGAGAAGATTTCGCTGGTGCGCTTCATGCCCGGGCGCACCCGGATCCTGCTGAAGGATACCTTTGCCGGCAACATACTGAGCCAAGTCGGTTTTAGCAGGCCGGCAAATCAGGACCGGATGGAATTTGCCGACGAGGTGACGAAGGAGCGCACGCCCGAATTCGATGGCGACCGGCTGTTCTACCTGGTCTACGACACCGGCGACGGCGAGACGGCTGCTGCCGCCGCCGATTGGACCTCCGATCCGCTCTGGAAGAACCTCGCCGTCGTCAAGGCAGGCAAGGTCGAGGCCGTCAGCGACGCCGTCTGGAATACCGCCGGCGGCATTATCGCGGCAAACCTGATGCTTGACGATATCGAGAAGATATACGGCCTGCCTGCCTCGCGGTGA